The Funiculus sociatus GB2-C1 sequence GTTAGCCAAATCGCTGCATCCAAGGGCAATCTGGGGCAAAAATCAACCGTGAGGAGACATGAAAAATCCACTTGCAACCGTTTACTGCTATATCGCCGCCTGGAATGAGCGTGAACCTTCCCGCCGAAGAGAGTTAATTCGCCAAGCGTTCGCAGAGGATGCAGTGTACGTAGATCCGTTGAGTAAAGCTCAGGGTTATGACGAGATCGATAAAGCGATCGCTGGCTTCTTTGAGATGCTTCCGGGTACCGCATTTCTGGTTAGCGACGAAATCATCCGACAGAACTCAATTTTGAGCTATAGCTGGAAACTCACGGCTTTCGATGGAAGCACGTTGGTAGAGGGAAGCGATCGCGTACAGCTTGCGGAGGACGGTCGCTACCGCTACGCTATTGGCTTTTACGTAGCTGATCCTGTAGAGACATCTAATAAGGCTAAAACAGCTTTTGAAGCTTATCAAAACTAGATTTTCGACAATGAGGTGAACAAAATGCTTTTCTTTTCAATATGGGGGTTTTTCCTCTGGTTAGTAGTAACAATTCTTGTGAGATTCGCTGGAGATTTTTTATTGAATCCAGACAATTTTATGGTGGTACTGTTGACTTTTGTATTTACAGCCCCCTTAATTGCTGCCGTCACTTATTCTATTTATATCTGGCGAAAGCTTCCAACATCGCAACGTCCTTTAGCTGCCATTTACACCTTATTAACTGGAATGTTTTTGGACGTATTTATTGTCTTGTTTTATCCGGTAATCCTTCCTAATCTCTCGCCCATTGAAATTAGAATTTATTCAGCATTGTTACTATGGGCATATAGCTGGGGATTATTGTCAGGCTTTTTTCCCAAACAGTTAACGGTAACAAGAGAAACACCTTCAGCGTTAAATATCTCTTAGCTAGAGTATGGTAGTAGGTTGGGGAAAAACCTACTACCAATAAATACTACATTATAAGGAAACTTGATATAAATTGGAGATAGCCTTAGTTGAGGGATAGATATGACAACAACAGTCTCGCTAGAAGAATATATCCCAATCCAGATTGAGTATCCAGATGAGGACGGTAAGCCGATGGCGGAAGGTGATGTGCAGTGTAATTACTTGATTTATGCTCGGAGTGCGCTGCGGATTTATTTTCAAAATCGTCCTGATGTATACGTGGCTGGCAATTTATTTATTTACTATGAAAAAGGTAATCCGGAGTCAGTTGTTGCACCGGATACATTTGTCGTTTTTGGAGTAGAAAATAAGGAACGCCGTACTTTCAAAACTTGGGAAGAAAACAATAAAACGCCTGATTTCGTGTTAGAGATAACTTCAAAAACTACCCGTGCCAAAGATCAAGGTGCAAAAAAAGGAATTTACGCTTTTTTGGGAGTAAGTGAGTATTATCAATACGATCCTACAGGGGATTATCTCAATCCCCAAATCCAGGGATTACGCTTAGTTGAAGGTAACTATTTGCCAGTAGCAACAACAACTTTACCGGATGGAACAGTGTCGTTAACCAGTGAAGTTTTGAAGCTGGAGTTGCGGCTGGAATCTGGAGAACTGCACTTTTACGAGCCAGCAACAAATAAAAAACTCCTTACCCATAATGAAGAAGCAGCAGCACGACAACAAGCAGAAGACGCTCGACAGCAAGCAGAAGATGCTCGACAGCAAGCAGAGGAAAAAGCCCA is a genomic window containing:
- a CDS encoding nuclear transport factor 2 family protein, which codes for MKNPLATVYCYIAAWNEREPSRRRELIRQAFAEDAVYVDPLSKAQGYDEIDKAIAGFFEMLPGTAFLVSDEIIRQNSILSYSWKLTAFDGSTLVEGSDRVQLAEDGRYRYAIGFYVADPVETSNKAKTAFEAYQN
- a CDS encoding DUF5367 family protein, encoding MLFFSIWGFFLWLVVTILVRFAGDFLLNPDNFMVVLLTFVFTAPLIAAVTYSIYIWRKLPTSQRPLAAIYTLLTGMFLDVFIVLFYPVILPNLSPIEIRIYSALLLWAYSWGLLSGFFPKQLTVTRETPSALNIS
- a CDS encoding Uma2 family endonuclease codes for the protein MTTTVSLEEYIPIQIEYPDEDGKPMAEGDVQCNYLIYARSALRIYFQNRPDVYVAGNLFIYYEKGNPESVVAPDTFVVFGVENKERRTFKTWEENNKTPDFVLEITSKTTRAKDQGAKKGIYAFLGVSEYYQYDPTGDYLNPQIQGLRLVEGNYLPVATTTLPDGTVSLTSEVLKLELRLESGELHFYEPATNKKLLTHNEEAAARQQAEDARQQAEDARQQAEEKAQRLAAKLRELNIDPDTL